Genomic window (Chelmon rostratus isolate fCheRos1 chromosome 15, fCheRos1.pri, whole genome shotgun sequence):
gaatgtacAAAacttcacagcaatccatccgATAGTTGTTGAGATAGTTCAATTTGGATGAAAGTGGTGGACAGAAAGACTCTGCCTCCCCCTGCAGCCACACCACTCACTTAAATACGCTgtgcagaggaaaaacatttattgaaaCATATGAAAAACAACTGTATATTACATACAAACATATCTTAGAGCTGTTGTTGATTTTGACTGGATCAGTTCTGAGAATTTGATTTGCACAACACACAAATCATCAGAAAGAAATCATCACACgcactcacgcacgcacacacacacacacacacacacacacacatataaacacaggTGTGTCTTCTTTACAGTgtagctgcagagctgtgggcCACAGGCCTGATGATGAGGGTGAGCTCCATAGGTACAGGAGGAGGGACGTATCTCTCCTCCCTGAGCAGCCGCAGTAATAAATCCTCCGTGTCCCGCGGCCAGCGGTAAACACGTGTGTTCTGAAGCCAGCGTGGGACGTCATTCTGTATGTACATgtttggggggttttttgtAGAAGGGAAAGGTTTCGGGGAGAGGAGTGACAAAGGGAAGTGAGagaagagtggaaaaaaaaacagagcaactGCAGAACTTTCGAGTAAAGGGTGCCAGAGTAAAGAGTGtgttatttaaaacaaacactttctgaCCTGTGACGCACTGCAGAAGAGAACCGGTATGAATCTGAAATTCAAGCTGCCTTGCTGGATGAATTCATTCTGGATCTGGCAAAACGAGATTTAAAATCTAAGCACCTGTTGGAAATTCCTCTCACACTCATATCTCTTGGAGATAAATACGCTCTCACCATGGTGTGAATATATTTAGTGTGTAGACCATGGTTATCCAGCACAGACCCTTCAATGTCCGCCTTATACTTTGGACTGATGGCGATGATAATCAGGGTTGAagactgttaaaaacacatacatttaaGACACATTCACCACCTGAAAAGACAACTGTAATGCACAAAACATATACTAAAGCCACATTTAGTCTGATTCTGTCTTCTAAGTCTAGTAATGCTAAGATAAGAGAATATATAAATTAGCAATAAGAAATGTACATGAATCAGGTTTTAACTGTGGTTTTCACTTACATCTTTCAGGTAACTGTCCCTCCACTTGTTGATATCCATGCGTCTGATGGGGTTGTCAAATATGTCAATCTGTGAGATTAAATTCAGGGCCGCACGTGAGCTGTCCAGTGTGTCTTTTTCTAAAATATCTGACTTATGAGTGAAGAGGAAGTGTCTTACAGCGGGTCGAAATCCTTGCTTTGTGAGGAAGTCCACGAAGGGGACTATCTCTGAAGAAAGGTCCGAAGAATAAGTTATAAAAACGTTTCCTGACAAGAGAAGACATCATAAAATCCATGGAGTATACGTGTTTTGCTGGACTGGTTCTGctttcactgaaaaatgttaCACCAAAATTAATGAAATCCAATATAATGTGAAGGGGTTTCTATTttgcacgcgcacacacactcacacacacacaaacaaacagaacaaaaaagaacaacccCTTAGTCTTTAGTAGACAAATTGACATAAACAACTGAGTTAATCTTAAtgtaaatttcattttgtttttgtttttttacaagcCTCCAAACAGGCTTGGCAGGCTCATAAAGATAACGTGCATCAATAACACACCCTTTAAGGCTAATAAGGCTAATTGCCTACAGTTACGTCTACGTGccctacactgcaaaaaaaaaaaaaaaaaatcaactctACATTTCTTAAATCAAAGCAGTGTTTgcttgcttttctctctttgagtAATTTAATGCTTGAAACTGAACTCTGCAGGATTAAAAATTtgtttgatcaacactgacaggCACAAAACGGTTGTGAGAGTCGgaatttctttgtatccagGTAACTGCACTTGTTTTTTAGTCTGGTCGGACTATTTTTTAGATAACTGTGGATCTTTGATTTTTTCCAAAAATCTTGGTACGTgaaattttcctgttctgttgccagataattttgttcatttaatgCAATTTTCCCCccatttcattgctttttttcttggttttgtGAGCTGAGGTTTTGCAGTGTGCTCAATTATCTCCTGTGCTGACAAGAGTTATTTTCACTGAAATTCGAAGTGAGTTGCCTtcctctgaaatgagaggatGAGGTGACTCACGGCACTCGTCGGGCAGACTGATAGTTCTTCGTCTCTCGTGGGGATGTGAGCTGGacgcctctgctgctgctgagctcaggTTCATCACGCCGACCTGCGACACCTCCTCCGCAGGGGGGACGAAGAACTGAGGCACGTTAACTGAGACGCTTACCTGAGCCATGCTGTCATTCATACAGGTATCATGAGATCGGAGCCTGAAGCAGGAAGAAAgcgcaaaaaaaacaaagcacgtTCAGTTGAATGGCGCTGACATGTCATGGATTTATGTTACATGCAAAGTAGGCACACCGCTGCAGCACCTGGAATGCTGCTCTTTTCTTAAACCTCACCAGCAAGGCTCATAGGAACCCACGACTGGGTCAGGCTACTGTTTTACCAGTTTTGGGGGTCATCCCAGGGTCTTCTGTGGCGACAGGGAGCAGAGTGGTGACATGGCTGAGGTGGGTATCTGCTGGCCGGATTGAAGTCGTACTGCCCTTCTCCTGCAGACTGATAACACCTGACATCCATAGTGTGATGAAGGTCTGCAAATATAGTTTTAACGTTTCTATGTGACAGCACATCCAGtgacaaagcagaaaatgcCTAGAAAAGCAACAAGGGCACAAATAAATTTAGactaaaaaaatgaaaaatatgcatgCAATTTTACAGCATGATAATAGCTGCTAatgacagtggtggaaagtcaCAAAGCATTCACTCTTTACTTGAGTGCTCCTATTTTCTGCAACTCCTCTGTAGTCCGGAGGGAAATACTAGACTTTTTACTCGACTATTTATCTGAAAGTATTCGAATTTTACAAGTATTTAAGCCTCTAAAAAGACATGATCTATTGatacaaaattaaaacagcagTACAGTTTGATCCACCTTGACCAATTAAAACAAGTGCTGTTTACACATTtttgcatcagtaataataattcaGTAATATATAATAAACCATTTTTTTACAGGCTAcataatttttttattttttatttatttattttttttgcaccaTGCAATGTAAAAAAGTATGTATAGTAAATAGGTTTCCTTACCACAGTTGTGCATGTAGTGGTGAGGAGGTAGAAAGGGATTGTAGTGTTGCCACTCATCATCAGATCTTAGCGGCAAAGGAGCTTCAAGATCCTCCTCATCACTCTGAAGCTGAAAATTGTGTTCATCCTCCTCCctgaatatataaaaaaatagaTGAATCCCAAATAAACCTTGAAGCAAATACAAATTTTACTCCATTCTGTGGCTGATTTCCCCACCTAGCTGTGCCTCTGTTCGCCGGCCCTGCACCATCCCCAGTTCCTGCAGGACAAAGAGGTCGATGATGGAGGTCCATCCTGTCAGGAGTCGCCCCTCTGCGTTCTGGCTCTCTGTGCTGCATCAGCTCTTTATGCTGCACAGCACGAGCAGGCTGACTAAACTCTTGGTTCACTTGTCCAACTCTACAAGGGCTTTTTTGCCAGAAATAATCTGCATCCACCCAGCAGTTTGGTATGAATCTGCCATGATGGGGATTAGTATGAAATATTTGGTTTACTGTGACTTCAGGGCTCAAAAGTTGATCTGATTTATCTGTGGTGGAAAACGCTTTCAGTTCTGGTAGTTTTTCAGATTTCTCCATGTTAACCTGGACACTTCTGTAGTCctgcagaataaaacagaatgcttCAAATGATTATAGTTGAACTGAGATGTTTTCCATGCACATACCACATGATAGCGTATTTTTTACATGTCTTCTGTACATACCAGGGCAAAAGGAGTGTGAAAAGAAAGAGTACCAATGACCtacctcctctctgctggattCTTTAAACTCCTGTGGGTGCAGAGGCTTGTGTGTGTTACAGCCTGCTATATGCAAATCCTTGCAATGCTTCAGTTGTGTCCAATCAGAGTCAAGAATGCAGCGTCTGTGTTGCTGAGCCAGATTGGCCAGTTAAGTTTAGCTGGGGAGGAATACCTTTGGAAGTGGAGTCTAATTCTTGAAAATTACATCTGAAAAACGCTTAGTTGTAAAATGACTTATGAGGAAATATGATTCAGATAGGGGAGTAAAGAAATGGGAGCTGTAATACATTAAAGCTGTGCTCTCAAACGGCCAGCAGGAGGCtgtattaaaacaaaaatctacagttcagtgttttaatCAAAGAAGAAATTCCAAGCAATTAAAAAGTTCAACTCTGATCTACTATCCTGTGTACAATTGACTGCTCTCCAACTGTCTGGCAGACACCTACTAACTGATTTGCATATATTCTGAGTTCAgtcatgttgtctttgtgtgaaaTTCTGCCTGAGGGAAAACCACAAAGAAGCACTCTCACAAACACCGCAATCATtttacctgcagctcttcacacCTTAGTGATTGATTCCTGCTGTCAGTTTTCGCCCGGTGCTGGAAAAGGTGAAGCCAGCGAAACAGCAATCAGGGAAGCTTCCAAACCAGAAGTTATTGACAAGTGTTCAGTGCTAATTGTTTTGTAGTCCACAAGACCATGATGACAAGATTGTTTATTTCAAAACCAGTTGTGTACAAgtaacagacagagacaataaATAATGCAGAGACCAAGAACATTTTCTGTATTGCTACAGAATAAGGGTCAAACCAAGTGACTCAAAAACTAGTTTTTGCTCACTTTTCCGCCCCTGGAAAGTaacttaaatacacacagaaatggGGTCTTGTCCTGGAATGCACCCTCCCACCAACAGAGAGAAGTCTGACGCTTGAGGATGATAAAATCatccagagctgcagacttCCCTGGTAACAAACAATTAGAAATAAAATCACACAATTACGCGTGAGGATATATGAGACTGGCCAAAACGCTGACgatgaaataaacatgtttggTCTCGTAAAACATGTTACTTCCAGATACACATTATGGAGGGACAAACACAGGTACGCatccttcatttcctgtcacgGGAGTGGCAGTTTGTTTGGTCGGCCGTTCGGCTGCTGAAGCGAAAAGACGGTGCAGCATTTCTTACACAGCCTGCTGCCATACAATAATGCgacatacattttaaaatattgcCAGTATAATAAGCAGTCAGCCGAACAAtggctgcagctggagaggaagtcAGCCTCCTTTTCAACTACAAAGAAGCAGGAACAAAAAGTCACTTAAAGCCGATCTAAAACTCATTGGCTGAAGCTGAAATGTGATGAATGCACTTAATATTAGCGCAGATGGCATACAAGTTTGGGTGGAAGAGTCCATGATGCACTAAGTTAGTGTGTAGAAAGCATGAAGGCATTCCCTTACGTTATAAGAATATTACTAAACATGAAAAGGCAAGAACAGGTGTTATAGTACATCTAAGTTCCttgagaagaggagagcagtATTGTTATATTAACCTCGTAAAAAAGGTCAGTGGACTTCCAAAAAAACTTTCTGAGACACCTCGGTCCATGATGTCTGACTATTACCATTCCTACAATTATTATATCACGATTTGTTACCAACTGTGAGCcgcaccctttttttttttgtctacgAGCCGGAAATCTGAAATTACTTCGACTtcggataaaaaaaaaaaatccacacttttccaaaatatcaaaagtaatataaaatgaaacaaaccaaaaaaaaaaagaaagagataaGTAAACAAGCAATTTATATTTACACTACATACAAGTTACACAACACATCTCGCTCATCCATGGCAGTCATTTTTAACTCTTCAGTCATCTCAGCGCCGCCTCCAAATCATCCTCTGATTTGATAGTCAGTTTGCTGTCAGCGCTGCACCGTCCCTACTTGTATGAAGCTTGGAAGTCAGGAAGTCAGTCGATGAGCTTTTGAGATCGTCACAGCCACACGATGAGAGAGAGAATAGGTGGAGTCTGGCTCCCTCTGGTGGAACGCCAGCGAAATGACATGAGATGAAGGCAGCGGTGCTCAGAGATTATCCCCCGGCTGGTACTGAGGCTCAGTGGCAGTGAAGTAGTCCTCCAAAAAGGCCTGCAGGTACTCGAAGGTGGGCCTCTCCTCCGGGTCCTTCTTCCAGCACTGCACCATCAGCTCGTGCAGGGACGTGGGGCAGTCCTGTGGGCACGGCATCCGGTAGCCTCgctccacctgctccagcaCCTCGCGGTTGTTCATGCCTGGAGAGAGGAACACGGAcaaatgaaggcaaaggtggCTCTCCAGTCCAGTGATGCTCTCTACTTTCTCCAGATTGGCCAATAGCTGCATTTCAATCAGCCAACTCATGTCATTAATTGTCATGCAAATAATTGCGATTAACAACTTGtgtgtttaagtcattttatGAAGCTTATAAAGCAAAAAATATGGTCTCTAATGTAAAGAACCTGTCCAACAGCAGTAAGGTTCAGACAGCCAGgctatttttttcttgactGCGGAACATCGTGCTCAGGTTGAATATTAGAAGTTAAGCGCCTTGAGATTAACAATTGGCGGCGATTAACAATAGTCTCCACTCAGGTGCCATTAAACCGTAGCAGAAGAAGGGTCCAATCATGGTCAATCAAAGTGATCACGGTCAGTTCAAATGATTGCGATCAGGCGATGATATAAGAACTGTGACAGGCCATCACTGCCTAAATTAGCTCGCAGGGTTTCGTTGTGGCCTTTTCTCTGCTAGACTTTTTTTCTCAGCAGGGAAAAAAGGTCTTTCATGTAATAGGCCTACTCTTATCTTTAAGTTATTAGAGCTGCACTGGCTAGTCAATTGGTGAATTGACAACAAATTCATCTGGAAATTCTTGCTGATCGAACAATCatctttttgacaaaaaaatcctcatcatttgctttttttcattttttttaaattaagatTGGCCTTTTTTGTTCACATATGACAATAAAgggaatattttctgtttttcaaactgttgttggacaaaagaagacatctgaaaatgtcactttgggTGTGTAAAGCAATCGATGAAAAATAACCTACAGATTAACCGCAATAAAAACAgtcgttagctgcagccctactGCAGTGTAATAATTATTCTTCTTGAAGCCCCTACACAGATACAGCCCAGCCTCTCAGGTGTTTTCACCTATGCTCCCTGATTAGAGCTCTGCTCAGGTTTGTGTGGGCGTGTGCAGACTGTGACTctcattttagttttgtttcatctgtaaGAGCAGAAATCGCAATGACATTATTCTTTTTAGTACATACAGTTTGTGAAATCACGTATTTCCCATCGTAGCTCCACAAAACTAACTCGAGGTTTGCTCGCAGGACCTTTAAATCAAAGCGGATTTTAGAAGGCGCTGTAAACTCGACTCATATGCAGCATCAAGAGGAATAAAGGTTATTTTTCACCCATGCTATTTGGTTCATAATAATTTAGTTTgttcaaaatatatatatttgacaGTATATAAAATATACTGTCAAAATGTGCAtggcagacaaacaggaaaacatttcacatattCGCGCAGTCATCTGGGAACATCGCTCTGCATAATGCACAATGTGATGTACATTATGCAACGTGCTGCTCTTTTTTTAGCGTTCAGAACAATGGGCAGCGTCTCCAGCGGCTCTCACACACTCTGCGTTAATCATACACAAGCGATCACCTGGAATTGAGACGCGATTGCATAATCCACAGAGCCGATGAAGGCACTCACCTGGATAGGGCACTCTGCCCTTGGTCACCAGCTCTGTCAGCAGGATGCCAAACGACCACACGTCCGACTTGATGGTGAACTTCCCGTAGAGAGCTGCCTCAGGGGCAGTCCACTTTATAGGAAACTTTGCACCTAAAAGACAACCAGATGCATGATTATTAATCTTCTGCCGggatatttttgttatttcacttttgcGGTGCATGCAGGAGTAAGTAGGTCAGTCCCTTCTGTATGGATTTTTTCCCTTCATCTGTGATTTCATTAGTGCAGAGACATGAGGACGTGATAACATCCCaccagggggaaaaaaaaacggAACAATTCCATTATCTCTCTCCGCCTCAGTTTGCACTTGGCCCAAGTTGAACAAGTAAACGTTTATATCGCTAACAAATGAGTGACTGAGCATGTTGACAGAGTGACTAAGAGGGTCTGGAAGTCCTCCTGGTGCAGTTCACGTCTGCCAACACAGTCAGGGGAGAACAATGTTTTTTGCAGGGCAGGGCCACTTATTCCGTATCCCTCCTATGAGATACACAGCGACAGATGGATTTTTGTGTATAACATGTGCTGCATCTTAAATCCTGCACTCTGCCCTGATATGAATGTGTtactctgttgtttttgcacCATGCTGTAACCACACATGCTTCAGTTTTCCACTGGTGTCACCAAGGCAAATTCCTGCTCATTTACAGCCCTTATTCTGAAAagcatagtgtgtgtgtgtgtgtgtgtgtgtggctgcgtgtgtgtgtggctgcgtgTAAAATGTGTCCTGGAATTGACTAAATGGAACAAGTCATCTGCCAGCCCGCCGGCTTTTTCCTCTGACAGTGAGGTTTGCAGAAGATGCTGTGGTTGGGGACTAAGAGAATACTACAGAAACATTAAAGTCACACAACAGATATGTACACAAGTCACACCAGTTCATTCCTATTCCAACAAActcctgtaaaaaaaacacatttccagacCAGGACCAATAAATCAAAAGTGCTCCCTTTAAACAGTGGCTGCcggttgctgcagctgtttctaaGTGCACCCTTTAGCCTAGTTAGACCGTGAGTGCTTATTATGTTACACATCATTAAATCAAAACACTAACTTAAAATGCTACACAACTGCATCTTAAGTAGAGATCAGCTGTTACTAAAAAACAAACGTATCAATCAAACTTTGCATCATTGTGCCATTATGCTGAATTAACAGTTCTTGTTTGCAGCGTAACCACTGGATGTACTGACGACTATGGTTGGATTACTTTGGTGcaaaagaaaactttaaaatgtgttgattcTCAGACAAGTTCTGGACTGTAAGGAGCATCTTTTTTTCCATAATTTCTAAGAGAATTTATGGACATTTATTCAGACTTTATAATCTCACAATGGTATCCTCGGGAGTGGGAGACAGACTGAATATAAGAATGTGtgtattgtgtctgtgttttcatatttgacTGAGGTATCACTCTGAGAAGGAGCAGAATATTTTATGCAAATCGTGGCAACAGGGCACTGTAGGTTTTAAAGTGCTTTAATTgcctccatgagctgtgtgCCACTGTTGGGCTAAACAGCATGAATACTGCAAACCCTGACACACATATTCCTCCATGTCTGCACGTACATATGAACAAGTTTAATGCATTAATACGCCGTTTGGCCTTCTGAAACTGTTTATTTTCCACGTGATGTTACAGCTTGTGATGCAACCTGCATCACAAGCTACTTCCTGTTTATATAGCTGATTGTTTACACAGGTTTCCTGGCAACCACTCTACAACGCTGGTGCAACCCGCTCCTGTGGGCCTACCTTGTCTTGCTGTGTATTCATTGTCCTCGATGAGCCTGGCCAGACCAAAGTCAGCGATCTTACACACCAGACTCTCCCCGACTAGGATGTTTGCAGAGCGCAGGTCTCTGTGGATGTAGTTCATCCTCTCAATATATGCCATGCCTGCTGCCACCTGGGAAATGGAGTCATTTTTTCCAGTGAACGGTTTCAATCTGATTAAATCTGTACTTCTCACATAGATTTACAGCCTTTTTATAAGCCTTCACATTGGGCTGCAAGAGAGAGGAGCATGTCAAATCCCACAGATTTGCCATAATTGCAAAATAAACTCAAATGTCAAGTCTGATTACTTATTGACCCGCAGGAAGTGATGAATCACAGCTTCAGAACTGAACACAATCCAACAGCGATTGAGCGCTCCAACCGTAATGCTAAATCAATAACTTTAGATATGATGTTGTCCATTTGGTCTTAGTATAAAGCAATCACAGACCAACCAGTAACTAAAAATGTGCTACATGTGCACCCAAACTTCTCACAAACTGCCATTTTGCCTCTTGAGAGTGTAAACACTGGCACAACTTCAAGATGGAAGTGGCTGTAAATGTGCAACACGGAGCTTAAAAGAATAAATTGGTAACAGCTGGAGATGATTAAGCTCTTGGAAAGAAAATCTCTTTGAAAGTGCTCTGGTAACGAATCCACAGTGTACAGCAGCACGATTCTGGATTATTCCAAGCAGCGTACCTGCGCTGCCATGTCCACCAGATTTGGCAGCTTGAGGCCTCGTCCTTCTCCGTCTTTAAGGAAGTCAAGCAAactccctaaaaaaaaaataaaaaacaggtgAAACATGAGTTAGGATGTGTTGTCTCGTACTGCCCTCAGCTGCCAGGTCTTAACTCAGATTTAGATCAAAACTGAAGCACAATGTCAAGGCTAATGTGACATCAGTTCTGGGATTCCTGCCACACGTCACACTTGGCTCGGATTTGTATTTGTTAGTTATTGCCGTGGTAACTGAGGATCTCTGTGACGGAGCGCTGTGTTATGAAGTAggacacacactgcactgtcCATGTAGCAGCATAAATTATGCACACAACGTGTAGGTGTGTGCATAAACGCGTGCATGTAATattcatgttgtctttttttttagcgTCAGCGTAAAATCTACCTTTGCTCATGTACTCAGTGACAATGTAGATGGGTTCTTCGGACACCACGGCGTAGAGCTGCACCAGCTTGTCGTGCCGGAGCTTCTTCATGATCTGAGCCTCCTCCAGGAAGGACTCGGGCGACATGGTGCCGGGCTTCAAAGTCTTGACCGCCACCTTGGTGGTGCCGTTCCACGTGcctgatgaaataaaaaaaaaaaggttgttcCTCATAAGTAAATAGGTAACAAATAGTGGCTGGAGGTGGCTCAAGTATAAAACTTGGAATGGCATAGTGTGGTGCAACAGGGTAACAACCATAATACAGTAGTGTAATtaaaatctataaaaaaaataaatgtgttattattatattaatgaCACATCccagtttatttcttttttataaaTAACTAACTATCTCCCTGCATACTGAATACATCTAGCATTGAGTAAAATAATGCTTTACAAGTTGTCAGGACCTGAATTTAGACTTGGCCCAAAAAGGTGGTTCCAgttgaaaactttatttaaaaggaaTACAAGTACAAACAACATACCAGCAAATCTGCCACACATGTGGGACAAATTAAGTTTCATTGAACTTAAATGAACTAAAACAGCATGTTTGAACTGAGTTTGGAGCCACGTCACAAAAACCTAGTTAGACATAACATATACCACATACACCAAGGTT
Coding sequences:
- the LOC121618820 gene encoding uncharacterized protein LOC121618820; translated protein: MEKSEKLPELKAFSTTDKSDQLLSPEVTVNQIFHTNPHHGRFIPNCWVDADYFWQKSPCRVGQVNQEFSQPARAVQHKELMQHREPERRGATPDRMDLHHRPLCPAGTGDGAGPANRGTAREEDEHNFQLQSDEEDLEAPLPLRSDDEWQHYNPFLPPHHYMHNCDLHHTMDVRCYQSAGEGQYDFNPASRYPPQPCHHSAPCRHRRPWDDPQNWLRSHDTCMNDSMAQVSVSVNVPQFFVPPAEEVSQVGVMNLSSAAAEASSSHPHERRRTISLPDECRNVFITYSSDLSSEIVPFVDFLTKQGFRPAIDIFDNPIRRMDINKWRDSYLKDSSTLIIIAISPKYKADIEGSVLDNHGLHTKYIHTMIQNEFIQQGSLNFRFIPVLFCSASQNDVPRWLQNTRVYRWPRDTEDLLLRLLREERYVPPPVPMELTLIIRPVAHSSAATL